A DNA window from Ipomoea triloba cultivar NCNSP0323 chromosome 10, ASM357664v1 contains the following coding sequences:
- the LOC116031905 gene encoding uncharacterized protein LOC116031905 gives MTFRHSNKLKRWGLDLDRRLLFLILFPISLFLIASLSPFPYAAVLAPLRSILGGFASPLDANASPELNRSRIAVCLVGGARRFELTGPSIIQKILRVYPNADLFLHSPLDSNAYKLSLLRAAPRIAAVKIFKPTPIDETEAETRVLTAANSPNGIQGLLQYFNLVEGCLTMIEHHQLKNNFTYDWIIRTRVDGYWSGRLKPEHFIPSRYVVPSGSSYGGLNDRFGAGDFNTSVVALSRLSLIPQLDAGGYALLNSETSFKAQLTTQKVPYSTHRLPFCVVTDRKYDFPPSHFGVPVAAISSRGPLSGAKCRPCTPSCTGSCVASVMSGLDRGWSWTDWSNDSLELCDAHADWENGWEKLFDRTAGKKLATARRRVKGLSFGQCVNDFEVMKEKTASWVAPPGTEICQLGLQAV, from the exons ATGACGTTTCGGCACAGTAATAAGTTGAAGCGATGGGGATTGGATCTCGATCGGAGGTTACTGTTCCTGATTCTCTTCCCAATCTCTCTATTTCTCATCGCTTCGCTCTCTCCGTTCCCCTACGCCGCCGTGCTCGCCCCCCTGCGATCGATCCTCGGCGGCTTCGCCTCGCCGCTAGATGCTAATGCGTCGCCGGAGTTGAACCGCTCCAGGATCGCCGTTTGCTTGGTAGGTGGAGCTCGGAGGTTCGAGCTCACCGGCCCCTCCATTATCCAGAAGATTCTCAGAGTGTATCCGAATGCCGACCTCTTCCTTCACAGTCCTTTGGATTCGAATGCGTACAAGCTCTCCCTGCTCCGCGCCGCTCCTAGAATCGCCGCCGTCAAAATCTTCAAGCCTACGCCGATCGACGAGACCGAGGCAGAAACCCGAGTTCTCACCGCGGCGAACTCGCCCAATGGCATTCag GGCTTATTACAGTATTTCAATTTGGTAGAAGGTTGTTTGACGATGATTGAACACCACCAACTTAAGAATAACTTTACTTACGATTGGATTATCCGGACCCGAGTGGATGGATATTGGTCCGGCCGTCTCAAGCCGGAGCACTTTATTCCGAGCCGGTATGTTGTACCCTCCGGTTCATCATACGGCGGATTAAACGATCGTTTCGGCGCCGGCGACTTCAACACCTCAGTGGTGGCTCTCTCCCGGCTATCCCTGATCCCCCAGCTCGACGCCGGAGGATACGCGCTCCTGAACTCAGAAACCTCGTTCAAGGCCCAATTAACGACCCAAAAGGTTCCCTATTCGACTCACCGCCTCCCCTTCTGCGTGGTAACCGATCGCAAATACGATTTCCCTCCGTCGCATTTCGGCGTTCCGGTGGCCGCCATTTCCAGCCGCGGCCCCTTAAGCGGCGCGAAATGCCGGCCGTGCACGCCGTCCTGCACGGGGTCGTGCGTCGCCTCGGTGATGAGCGGGCTGGACCGGGGATGGAGCTGGACGGATTGGAGCAACGACTCGTTGGAGCTCTGCGACGCTCACGCGGACTGGGAGAACGGTTGGGAGAAACTCTTCGATCGGACCGCCGGCAAGAAATTGGCCACTGCTCGGCGGCGAGTAAAGGGTTTGAGTTTTGGGCAATGCGTTAACGACTTTGAGGTTATGAAGGAGAAAACGGCGTCGTGGGTTGCTCCTCCCGGGACCGAGATTTGTCAACTCGGCTTACAAGCCGTTTAA
- the LOC116032630 gene encoding G2/mitotic-specific cyclin-2-like, translated as MVRSDENDAGVVRASDLPRGSSAIEGKISSETVESSRALNAIDVNIVQAEPHPSVLHKRSATPDENANAANKNPRILFRDTPARKYNAQMASEQPPISEGDGIEIKYVEENPIVNIDSPDERNVLAVVEYVDDIHAFYKKTESLSCALPDYMNLQPAINEEMRSILIDWLIEVHQKFALMDGTLYLTVNLVDRFLAVEPIRREKLQLVGVTAMLLACKYEEVYAPAVVDFVLISDNAYCRQEVLDMEIIMANTLQFNFSVPTPYVFMMRFLKAAEFDKELESLSFFLLELCLVEYQMLRFPPSELAAAAVFTAQCTLVGFKQWSKTCEKYTNYTEHQLLECSKAMVILHENAGFGELTGVYRKYDTYRFGFAARCEPAFFLTDA; from the exons ATGGTTAGATCAGATGAGAATGATGCAGGTGTTGTCAGGGCTTCAGATCTCCCAA GAGGATCAAGCGCTatagaaggaaaaatatctAGTGAAACGGTGGAAAGTAGCAGGGCATTGAATGCCATTGATGTGAATATCGTTCAAGCAGAACCACATCCATCGGTTTTGCACAAGAGAAGTGCCACCCCTGA TGAAAATGCAAATGCTGCTAACAAGAATCCTAGGATTCTTTTTCGTGACACCCCCGCTAG GAAATACAATGCACAAATGGCAAGCGAGCAGCCACCAATTTCTGAG GGTGATGGCATTGAAATTAAGTATGTTGAGGAGAACCCGATTGTGAACATTGACAGCCCCGATGAGAGGAATGTGCTTGCTGTTGTCGAGTATGTCGATGACATACACGCTTTCTACAAGAAAACAGAG AGTCTGAGCTGCGCACTCCCAGACTACATGAATCTGCAACCCGCTATTAATGAGGAAATGAGGAGTATTCTGATTGATTGGCTGATCGAG GTGCATCAAAAGTTTGCACTAATGGATGGGACATTGTACCTCACTGTGAACCTCGTCGATAGGTTCTTAGCCGTCGAACCTATAAGGAGAGAAAAACTGCAACTTGTGGGGGTGACAGCAATGCTTCTCGCCTGCAAGTATGAAGAAGTATATGCCCCGGCTGTAGTGGACTTTGTGTTGATTTCTGACAACGCTTACTGTAGACAAGAAGTTCTCGACatg GAGATAATAATGGCTAATACCTTACAATTCAACTTCTCGGTGCCTACACCATATGTGTTCATGATGAGGTTCCTTAAAGCTGCGGAATTTGATAAGGAG CTGGAGTCCTTATCTTTCTTCCTCCTCGAGCTCTGCCTCGTGGAATACCAAATGCTGAGGTTCCCGCCTTCTGAGCTAGCAGCTGCCGCAGTTTTCACAGCCCAATGCACACTCGTTGGCTTCAAGCAGTGGAGCAAAACTTGCGAGAAGTACACCAACTACACTGAACATCAGCTCCT GGAGTGCTCAAAAGCGATGGTTATTCTCCATGAAAACGCTGGATTTGGGGAGCTTACTGGCGTGTACAGAAAGTATGACACCTATAGGTTTGGCTTTGCGGCTAGATGTGAACCCGCTTTCTTTCTCACAGATGCATGA
- the LOC116032510 gene encoding serine/threonine-protein kinase BSK1, translated as MGCWQSTFSKDRPISEKDHRQGQGHTRPSSNGKDSGGGGGGGGASEGGASVFAEFSLSELKAATNNFSSEFIVSESGEKAPNVVYKGRLQNRRWIAVKKFTKTAWPDPKQFADEAKGVGKFRHKRLANLIGYCCDGDERLLVAEFMPNDTLAKHLFHWENQTLEWAMRLRVALYIAEALDYCSCEGRPLYHDLNAYRVLFDEGGDPRLSCFGLMKNSRDGKSYSTNLAYTPPEYLRTGRVTPESVVFSFGTVLLDLLSGKHIPPSHAIDMIRGKNILLLMDSHLEGNFKSDEATVVFELASRCLQYEPRERPNTKDLVATLAPLQSKPEVPSHVMLGIPKHEEAPPTPQHPLSPMGDACSRMDLTAIHQILVMTHYKDDEGTNELSFQEWTQQMRDMLEARKRGDLAFRDKEFKTAIDCYSQFIDVGTMVSPTVYARRSLCYIMCDQPDAALRDAMQAQCVYPDWSTAFYMQAVALSKLDMHKDAADMLNEASTLEEKRQKGGRG; from the exons ATGGGCTGTTGGCAATCGACGTTCTCCAAGGACCGCCCTATCTCGGAGAAGGATCACCGGCAAGGGCAAGGCCACACGCGCCCCTCCTCAAATGGGAAAGACAGCGGCGGAggaggaggcggcggcggcgcctcCGAGGGCGGAGCTAGCGTGTTCGCGGAGTTCTCGCTGTCGGAGCTCAAGGCGGCTACTAACAATTTCAGCTCCGAGTTCATTGTGTCGGAGAGCGGGGAGAAGGCTCCGAATGTGGTGTACAAAGGCCGCCTGCAGAATCGGCGCTGGATAGCTGTGAAGAAGTTTACGAAGACGGCGTGGCCTGATCCTAAGCAATTCGCG GACGAAGCTAAGGGCGTTGGGAAGTTCAGGCACAAAAGGCTTGCTAATTTGATTGGGTACTGCTGCGATGGTGATGAGAGGTTGCTTGTTGCTGAGTTTATGCCTAATGATACGCTTGCTAAACACCTATTTCACT GGGAAAACCAAACCCTTGAGTGGGCTATGCGTCTCAGAGTAGCTCTATACATTGCTGAAGCATTGGATTATTGTAGCTGTGAAGGCCGACCATTGTACCATGACTTGAATGCTTACAGGGTTCTTTTTGATGAG GGTGGTGATCCACGGCTTTCTTGTTTTGGGTTAATGAAGAATAGCAGGGATGGTAAAAGTTATAGCACAAATCTTGCATACACGCCGCCTGAGTATTTAAGAACTg GGAGGGTAACACCAGAAAGTGTTGTTTTCAGCTTTGGGACTGTCCTCTTGGACCTTCTCAGTGGAAAGCATATTCCACCCAGTCAT GCCATTGATATGATAAGGGGGAAAAATATACTTCTGTTGATGGATTCCCATTTGGAGGGGAATTTCAAGTCAGATGAGGCAACTGTGGTGTTTGAGCTGGCTTCACGATGCCTGCAGTATGAACCTAGAGAGCGGCCAAACACTAAAGATCTTGTTGCGACCCTAGCTCCATTGCAGAGTAAACCTGAG GTCCCATCTCATGTGATGCTGGGAATTCCAAAGCATGAGGAAGCTCCACCAACTCCTCAACACCCTCTGTCTCCCATGGGTGATGCCTGCTCAAGAATGGATCTCACAGCAATTCATCAGATTCTGGTAATGACTCACTacaaagatgatgaaggaaCAAATGAG TTATCTTTCCAAGAGTGGACTCAACAAATGAGGGATATGTTGGAGGCAAGGAAGCGTGGTGACTTGGCATTCCGGGACAAGGAATTCAAAACTGCCATAGATTGTTATTCTCAG TTCATAGATGTGGGTACAATGGTATCCCCAACAGTGTATGCACGCAGGAGCCTCTGTTACATCATGTGCGATCAGCCAGATGCAGCTCTTCGAGATGCAATGCAGGCGCAATGCGTGTACCCAGACTGGTCAACCGCGTTTTATATGCAGGCAGTTGCGCTGTCGAAGCTAGACATGCACAAAGATGCAGCGGATATGTTGAACGAGGCTTCCACATTAGAAGAGAAGCGGCAAAAGGGCGGGAGAGGATGA